The genomic DNA ATCTCACTGAAATCGGGCAGGGAACAGAAAAGCTGAAAGCGATTAAAATTACATTGCGCGAGATCGGGCTGGCCACGTTCCTCACTTCGCTCACAACTGCTGTCGGGTTCCTGACCTTGCTGACCACTACCATAGAGCCGATCCGCAAGTTCGGCCTCTATACGGCCATAGCAGTGGCACTGGCCTATGTGCTGGCCTTTACGCTGCTACCGGCGCTGCTGGTGCTCGTGAAAAAGCCTAAACCAGTGCAGGCCAGACATGCGCACCATACCTGGCCTATTCTGCTGCGCCGCATGCTGCGCTTCATCCTCAACTACCCCAAATTTATACTTGGTAGCAGCGCCCTTATCACCCTTGTCTCGCTTATCGGTATAGCGCAGGTAAAGGTAGACACGACGCTGCTGGAAGACCTGGGCGACAGTGACCCCATTGTGCAGGACTTCAAATACTTTGAAAAGAAATTCTCAGGTGTCCGCCCCTTTGAAATGCACCTGCAGGCAGCTTCCGGCCATACCTTGTACGACTATGACGTGCTGCACGAGATTAATAAGCTGGAAAACTACCTCCTCCACCAGTATGGCCTTAACTTTATTTCGTCGCCGGCCACCCTGGTTAAAACGCTGAACCGGGCGCAGAATGGTGGTTTAAACGAATATTATAAACTACCTGAATCCAGCAGCGGCTTGCAGCCCATCCGACAGCGGCTGCAGGCTTACCGGAACCGCAGCGAACTACGGGCCGTGGTAACGCCCGATGCCCTGCAGGGGCGGCTAAGTGGCAAGATGTCGGATATTGGCAGTGCTGCGGCTTCAGCCCTAAATGATTCGCTCAATGCCTTTATAAAGCAGCACATCAATCCGACTTATTTACAAACGCGCCTGACGGGCAGCGCCCTGCTGCTGGACCGCAACAACGAATATGTGGTGACTAACATGCTGCAGGGATTAATGATTGCTTTTTTAGTCATTGCCACCATAGTGGGGCTCATTTACCGTTCGCTCCGCATGGTGGTGCTTTCCCTTATTCCTAATATCATACCGCTGCTGATGATCGGCGGGATCATGGGTTTTCTGCACATCAACATGACCGTTTCCATGTCCATCATCTTTACCATCGCATTCGGCATTGCCGTAGACGATACCATCCACTTCCTGAGCAAACTGCGCCTGGAGCTGCGGGCCGGAAAATCACTCCCCTATGCGGTGAAGCGCACATTTATTTCTACGGGTAAAGCCATCATCATTACCTCCTGCATACTCGTTGCAGGCTTCCTGACGCTTATCTTCTCTACCTTTGATGCCACCTTTTATGTGGGGCTCTTTGTAAGCCTGACCTTGTTCTTTGCCGTGATCGGCGACCTGTACCTGCTGCCCGTGCTGATACTCGTATTTTACAGGTCTCCTGAAAAGTTTTTAAAGCGCTTTTGAATAAGGTTAGCCATATTTGCAGGATGTTCTAACAAAACCGGCAGAAGAGATGAGATCGATATTATGCGCACTGGCCTTGTTATGCCTCACCACCTTCCGGGTGCAGGCGCAGGATGACAGGCTGACGACCCTGATGAACGAGCGGGAGCAGCTGGTGCTGGAGTACCAGTTTTATAACCAGCAGAACAGCAGTTTTTGGGGCAAGAAATCCAAAAAGGACCTGATCAATATCCTGGAAACGCTCAAGAAGATTATTAACAAAGACTCGGAGCTGATCGGGGCTATAAAAGTGGCCAGCATTAAAAAAATAGCTGAAAGCACGGTGGAGAATCAGCGCGAAGGCAAGATCACGGTAGAGGACCAGCGGATCGTAAATGCCCGGATCGCGGACCTGCAAAGCCAGATAAAAGTGCTGCAGGTAAACGTAAAAAAACGCGAGCGCACGATACACGAACTGCAGGAGCAGCTTAAAAGCAAGGATGATCTGCGCTATGGCAAAGACCGCGTGATTGCTATTCTGGCTGGAGCGGCGGTGCTGTTTCTGCTCTATGCCGTGTTTCTGCAGGTGCGCCTGAACAAGGTGCACGCTAAAGGAAAAAAGAAGAAAGTTGTGAAATAAATTTAACTGTTTCAGCTAAGTATAAGTATAGCGAAAGGAGTTATTTTGGCACAGGTTATGTTATACTTTGCTGACATAACAGCAAGAAAAAACAGCTAAACATAAAATTTATAAAGGGCTGGCTTTACCTCCAGCCCTTCTTTTTGATATACATGAGCGAAATTTTGTATGAACTCAAGCAGGTCCAGGAACTGCTCAAAATTGAACAGGAAGAGGACCGGCAGCAGTATAAGATCAAAAGCCAGAAAAGCACAATTGCCGAGCGCAAGGCCATGGGTTTTTGCTGGTACCCCGTTACCATCACCAAAGAAGAAATAGGATTCGGCAGCAAAGTGGTGCTCGAACTCGAGCGCACCAAAGACCGCGATCAGCTGCACCTCTTCCAGACTGGCAAAACAGCCGCGCTGTTCAGCAACAATGGCGAGCGCCAGAACCTGAGCGGCGTCATCGTAGGCCTCAAGCGCAATAAGATCCTGCTGGCCACCAACAAGGAAGACTTACCCGATTGGGTGGAAGATGGCCGCCTGGGCATCGACCTGACCTTCGATGAGATGAGCTACCGTGAGATGGAGATCGCCATGAAAAAGGTGATCGAAGCCTATAAAACCCGGTTGGCTGAGCTACGGGATGTGTTGCTGGGCGATGTAGCTCCCCGCTTCACAGACGAAAAGATGGACGATATCGCGGTACTCAATCCTTCGCAGAACGAGGCGGTTCGCAAGATCGTGCAGGCCAAAGATGTCGCCATTATCCATGGTCCTCCGGGCACAGGCAAAACGACTACACTGGTGCAGGCCATCCTTAAAACCCTGGAAACGCAAAAGCGGCTGCTGGTAACTGCCCCCTCTAACACGGCTGTGGACCTGCTGACCGAAAAACTGGCCATAGCAGGTATTAACGTGATCCGGATCGGGAACCCGTCGCGGGTATCGGATGTGCTGCTCGACCATACGCTGGATGCCCAGATCATGAATCACCGCTCGTTCAAGAACCTGAAAGAATACCGGAAAACAGCGGAAGAATACCGGCGCATGGCCTTCCAGTACAAACGCAAGTTTGGGCATGAGGAGCGGGCGCAGCGCCAGTTCTTCAAAGCTGAAAGCCACCGTTTGCTCGAGGAAGCCGACCGCGTGGAAGATTATATCACCGAAGACCTCCTTGACCAGGTGCAGGTGATTACGTGCACGCTCGTAGGAGCTGCCAATAAAGCCATCCGCCACCTGGAGTATGATACCGTGTTTATAGATGAGGCCGCCCAGGCGCTGGAGCCTGCCTGTTGGATCCCGATCTCACGCGCCAAACGGGTGGTACTGGCCGGCGACCACCGTCAGCTGCCGCCTACCATAAAATCCTTTGAAGCCGAAAAAGGTGGCCTGGGAAAAACGCTTTTTGAGAAATGCATTGAGCGCCAGCCGGAGGTGGCCGTGATGCTGAAAACGCAGTATCGCATGCACCACCAGATCATGGCTTTCTCGAACCAGCAGTTTTATAAGGGAGAATTAGAAGCGCACGAAAGTGTGCACAGCAGCGATCTGCACCAGTTCAACCCAGCCTTTGCGCCAGGCCTTGCTGTAGAGTTTGTGGATACGGCCGGTTGCGGTTTTAACGAGATGGAAACGCCCGAAAGCGCCAGCTCGGCCAACCCTGATGAAGCTAACCTGCTGCTCAACCACCTCGTGCACCTGCTCAAAAATCACAGCCCTGCCGATGAGGATACGGAGCCCCTGCGCATCGGGGTTATTGCTCCCTATAGGGCACAGATCAACTACCTGCAGGACCGTGTGGAGCACATGCCCCTGTTGCACGACCTGCGTCAGAAACGGGAACTGACTGTAGGGACGGTCGACAGCTTTCAGGGGCAGGAGCGCGATATTATTTACATCAGTATGACGCGCAGCAACGACAAAGGCGAAATAGGCTTTTTGAGCGATATGCGCCGCATGAACGTAGCCATGACCCGGGCCAAAAAGAAACTGGTGATTGTGGGCGACAGCGCCACGTTGAGCCACCACCCGTTCTATGCTGACTTTTTAGCGTATGTAGAAAGTATAAATGCTTACCGAAGCGCCTGGGAGCTTAGCGAGTGCAGGCCTTAAATAGCGTGCGACAAAGACGGAAGCGATAATGGAAAGAAGCGCTTATACTTAGCCTTAATAACTTGTGAAATTATAACCTGTGAATTATGAAAATTGAGAAAAACCGAGTGGTGACGCTCACCTACGAACTCCGCATTACAGACGAAAACGGAGAGCCAAACCTTGTCGAGACGGCCAACCAGGAGCATCCGATGGTCTTTATCTACGGCATGAGCGGCCTGCCCGATCAGTTCGAAGACAAACTGGAAGGACTGAACGTAGGCGATACGTTTGATTTTAAATTGGCGGCAGAAGAAGGTTATGGCGACTTTGATGAAAATGCGCTGGTAGACCTGCCTATGAACGTATTTGAAGTAGAAGGAAGCGTACCTGCCGACATGCTGGAGCAAGGCAACTATATCCCGATGTCCGACAGCGAAGGTAACCAGCTGCAGGGCCGCGTAGTGGAAGTAACCGCCGACACGGTGAAGATGGACTTTAACCACCCGCTGGCCGGCAAGGAGCTTGCCTTTAAGGGCAAAGTAGAGAATGTGCGCGAAGCAACCGAAGAAGAACTTGCCCACGGCCACGTGCACGGCGAAGGCGGCCATCACCACTAAGCCTGAAATTATATTTAATAAACAAAAAGGAGCAGCCGCAAGCTGCTCCTTTTTGTTTTATGCATTTATGCAGAGCCTAAGTATAACCGGAATATAAATTCGAAGTAGTTTACTTTCCTGGCGCAAGCGTCCGCTTGTGCCTACACAGTTGGACGCATGAGCATTTAAGGTCCCTTCCTAAAATATGACTACAAACGTGCGGACACAAGCGGACGCTTGCGCCAGATATGGTTTGTTCAGAAAGTAAGTATAGCTGTTTTGTAAGTATAGCTGTTTTGGACATCCTTGCCCGCGTAATACCGGCAATAGAAGACCTGATAAAAAAGAGCGGCACCCAAACAGGCGCCGCTCTTTTACTAGCTCAAATAAAAGCTTATTTGCGGAACAACAACTCACGGTACTTGATCAGTGGCCAGTCTTCGTCGTTCACCATCAGTTCCAACTTATCTACGCTGTAACGGATCGTGTCGAAGAAGCTAAGCACTTTCTCGTTGTAAAGGATCGCACGTTCGCGGGCATCTTCCACTTTATTGGCCACTTTACGGGCTTCTATCATCTGGTCTACACTCTTTTGAATGGTGGAGATGTGGCGCGACATTTTCTTGATCCCTTCAATAGTCGATTGCGTGTACTCGTCCTCCAGGCCCAACTCTTTCAGGCCGCGGAAGTTCTGTATCAGCTTATTCTGATAAGCAATCGCCGTTGGAACCACGTGGTTCATGGCCAGGTCACCCATAATGCGCGACTCGATCTGGATCTTTTTGATATAATCCTCCAGCAAGATCTCGTGGCGGGCGCAAAGCTCCACTTCCGTAAAAATGCCATGGCGGATAAAGAGTTCCTTCACTGCTTCGTGCTCATACACATCCAGCGCCAGCGGCGTAGCTTTGATGTTGGACAAC from Pontibacter liquoris includes the following:
- a CDS encoding efflux RND transporter permease subunit; protein product: MNYRKISYLVLLLIALLTVASVYFASRLRFDYNFDNFFPKGDPELAYYFKYRNTFGNDNDYLLIGLENEKSLFDKQFLTRVDSLTRYLQRQPHVEAVLSPTTVKSPVLETFGYFEIPYLHPAEPERYTQDSSLVYSTPELVGTLFSEDATAVSLFVQTSDNLEKPAADTLMASLTSELAQLGLTPHHIAGKALAQSVFVDKMKVELAIFMTASILLVILVLWITFRTLWGVLIPLIVVVLSVLWGMGVMGIFNKPLDVMTVLLPTIMFVVGMSDVIHILSRYLTEIGQGTEKLKAIKITLREIGLATFLTSLTTAVGFLTLLTTTIEPIRKFGLYTAIAVALAYVLAFTLLPALLVLVKKPKPVQARHAHHTWPILLRRMLRFILNYPKFILGSSALITLVSLIGIAQVKVDTTLLEDLGDSDPIVQDFKYFEKKFSGVRPFEMHLQAASGHTLYDYDVLHEINKLENYLLHQYGLNFISSPATLVKTLNRAQNGGLNEYYKLPESSSGLQPIRQRLQAYRNRSELRAVVTPDALQGRLSGKMSDIGSAAASALNDSLNAFIKQHINPTYLQTRLTGSALLLDRNNEYVVTNMLQGLMIAFLVIATIVGLIYRSLRMVVLSLIPNIIPLLMIGGIMGFLHINMTVSMSIIFTIAFGIAVDDTIHFLSKLRLELRAGKSLPYAVKRTFISTGKAIIITSCILVAGFLTLIFSTFDATFYVGLFVSLTLFFAVIGDLYLLPVLILVFYRSPEKFLKRF
- a CDS encoding AAA domain-containing protein, with the translated sequence MSEILYELKQVQELLKIEQEEDRQQYKIKSQKSTIAERKAMGFCWYPVTITKEEIGFGSKVVLELERTKDRDQLHLFQTGKTAALFSNNGERQNLSGVIVGLKRNKILLATNKEDLPDWVEDGRLGIDLTFDEMSYREMEIAMKKVIEAYKTRLAELRDVLLGDVAPRFTDEKMDDIAVLNPSQNEAVRKIVQAKDVAIIHGPPGTGKTTTLVQAILKTLETQKRLLVTAPSNTAVDLLTEKLAIAGINVIRIGNPSRVSDVLLDHTLDAQIMNHRSFKNLKEYRKTAEEYRRMAFQYKRKFGHEERAQRQFFKAESHRLLEEADRVEDYITEDLLDQVQVITCTLVGAANKAIRHLEYDTVFIDEAAQALEPACWIPISRAKRVVLAGDHRQLPPTIKSFEAEKGGLGKTLFEKCIERQPEVAVMLKTQYRMHHQIMAFSNQQFYKGELEAHESVHSSDLHQFNPAFAPGLAVEFVDTAGCGFNEMETPESASSANPDEANLLLNHLVHLLKNHSPADEDTEPLRIGVIAPYRAQINYLQDRVEHMPLLHDLRQKRELTVGTVDSFQGQERDIIYISMTRSNDKGEIGFLSDMRRMNVAMTRAKKKLVIVGDSATLSHHPFYADFLAYVESINAYRSAWELSECRP
- a CDS encoding FKBP-type peptidyl-prolyl cis-trans isomerase; its protein translation is MKIEKNRVVTLTYELRITDENGEPNLVETANQEHPMVFIYGMSGLPDQFEDKLEGLNVGDTFDFKLAAEEGYGDFDENALVDLPMNVFEVEGSVPADMLEQGNYIPMSDSEGNQLQGRVVEVTADTVKMDFNHPLAGKELAFKGKVENVREATEEELAHGHVHGEGGHHH